In Desulfofundulus kuznetsovii DSM 6115, the following are encoded in one genomic region:
- a CDS encoding AAA family ATPase translates to MHRLFRSVQTVADGLLRQQYLCNRTVATTLFLAAHLGKPLLVEGPAGVGKTALAQALAGALDTPLVRLQCYPGLDEAKALYEWNYQKQLLYIQVAAGSKQVWEELRQDIYTPEFLLARPLLKAFLSEKPVVLLVDEVDKSDEELESFLLEALSEFQVSIPELGTIRARHIPFTLLTSNSSREFSDALKRRCLHLYIPYPTAEQERAIVALKVPGIDGRLAAQVVDFVHNLRRLPLKKSPSIAETLDFARTMLLLEAKQLEFRVVAEALNVLLKYQEDVEKVMTKLGDLLPEVREEDGVPAAQGTLPRAVAAGEETEEEPGGVDLSRFNF, encoded by the coding sequence ATGCACCGCCTGTTCCGCAGTGTGCAAACTGTAGCCGATGGCCTTTTGCGGCAGCAGTATCTGTGTAACCGTACTGTGGCCACTACCCTTTTCCTGGCTGCCCACCTGGGCAAGCCGCTGCTGGTGGAGGGACCGGCGGGCGTGGGTAAGACAGCCCTGGCCCAGGCCCTGGCCGGAGCATTGGATACCCCGCTGGTTCGCCTGCAATGTTATCCCGGTCTGGATGAAGCCAAAGCCCTTTACGAGTGGAATTATCAAAAACAGCTGCTTTACATCCAGGTTGCCGCCGGAAGTAAGCAGGTATGGGAAGAACTGCGCCAGGATATTTATACACCGGAATTTTTACTGGCCCGGCCGCTTTTGAAAGCTTTTTTGTCCGAAAAACCGGTGGTCCTTTTGGTGGATGAAGTGGACAAAAGCGATGAGGAACTGGAAAGCTTTCTTTTAGAGGCCCTTTCCGAGTTTCAGGTTTCCATTCCCGAACTGGGTACCATACGGGCCAGGCATATCCCCTTCACCCTGCTTACCAGCAACAGCAGCCGGGAGTTCAGTGATGCCTTAAAAAGGCGCTGTTTGCACCTGTACATCCCCTATCCCACTGCTGAGCAGGAGCGGGCCATTGTTGCTTTAAAGGTTCCCGGAATTGATGGTCGGCTGGCCGCTCAAGTGGTTGATTTCGTTCACAATCTGCGTCGTTTACCCCTCAAAAAAAGCCCCAGCATAGCCGAAACCCTGGACTTTGCCCGCACCATGCTGCTGCTGGAGGCAAAGCAACTGGAGTTCCGGGTGGTAGCTGAGGCGCTGAATGTCTTGCTGAAATACCAGGAAGATGTGGAAAAAGTCATGACCAAGCTGGGGGATTTGCTGCCGGAAGTCCGGGAGGAGGATGGTGTCCCTGCCGCCCAGGGTACCCTTCCCCGTGCGGTGGCGGCAGGTGAAGAAACGGAAGAGGAGCCAGGGGGCGTGGACCTGTCCCGCTTCAACTTTTAG
- a CDS encoding secondary thiamine-phosphate synthase enzyme YjbQ, translating to MIHTLTVNTTARSQLVDITSQVRKIVQAEKIPEGCCHLFVPHTTAGITINEHADPSVAYDILSELDRLVPREGNYRHLEGNADAHIKASLVGSSLTVLVTGGQLVLGTWQGIFFCEFDGPRQRKVLVKVVAD from the coding sequence ATGATCCATACCCTGACCGTTAACACTACAGCCCGCTCCCAGCTTGTGGATATTACTTCTCAAGTAAGGAAAATCGTTCAGGCGGAAAAAATCCCCGAAGGATGCTGCCACCTCTTTGTACCCCATACCACGGCCGGCATTACCATTAACGAGCACGCCGACCCGTCAGTTGCCTATGATATACTGTCCGAACTGGACAGGCTGGTACCGCGGGAGGGAAACTACCGGCACCTGGAAGGAAACGCCGACGCCCATATCAAGGCCAGCCTCGTGGGCTCATCCCTGACCGTGCTGGTGACCGGCGGCCAGCTGGTCCTGGGTACCTGGCAGGGGATCTTCTTCTGCGAATTTGACGGACCCCGGCAGCGCAAAGTGCTGGTCAAGGTGGTAGCCGATTAG
- a CDS encoding TIGR00725 family protein: MTWYIGVIGGAECTEPERELAEEVGREIARRGAILICGGRGGIMEAASRGARQAGGMVVGILPGRHRGEGNPYLTVALPTGLGDARNAIIACAADALVAIGGGYGTLSEIGLALKMNKPVIGLGTWKLERPDLSGGIRPATSAREAVELALLLIST; the protein is encoded by the coding sequence ATGACCTGGTATATCGGTGTCATTGGTGGAGCCGAATGTACAGAGCCGGAACGGGAACTGGCCGAGGAAGTGGGCCGTGAAATCGCCCGGCGAGGGGCTATTTTAATTTGCGGCGGCCGGGGCGGGATTATGGAAGCCGCTTCCCGGGGCGCCCGCCAGGCAGGAGGAATGGTCGTCGGCATTCTCCCGGGCCGCCACCGCGGGGAAGGTAATCCCTATTTAACGGTGGCCCTGCCCACCGGACTGGGAGATGCGCGAAACGCCATTATAGCCTGTGCCGCCGATGCCCTCGTTGCCATCGGTGGAGGTTACGGCACTCTCTCGGAAATCGGCCTGGCTCTTAAAATGAACAAGCCGGTAATTGGCCTGGGCACCTGGAAATTGGAGCGCCCCGACCTGTCCGGTGGCATACGCCCAGCTACCAGTGCCCGGGAAGCAGTGGAGCTGGCTCTGCTTTTAATTTCTACTTGA
- a CDS encoding redox-sensing transcriptional repressor Rex: MKTLRVPEATVTRLSIYSRYLERLDRNGVTTVSSGEIAEGVGVSPAQVRKDLAYFGEFGTRGVGYNVKDLMRYTKKILGLDQDWPLILVGAGNLGYALCTYKGFNSRGFKIVGVFDNDLTKIGKKIAELEVLPMEKMPEVIQEHKARIGIIAVPPRAAQDVADFMVKNGLEAILNFAPVALNLPEGIEIRNVDLSVKLEILTFNLGFKSAQRL; this comes from the coding sequence ATGAAGACCCTGCGCGTCCCCGAAGCCACAGTAACCAGGCTATCGATATATTCCCGGTATCTTGAACGGCTGGACCGTAACGGAGTAACCACTGTCTCCTCCGGGGAAATCGCTGAAGGGGTAGGAGTAAGTCCGGCCCAGGTGCGCAAGGATCTGGCTTACTTTGGCGAATTTGGCACCCGGGGAGTTGGCTATAATGTCAAAGATCTCATGCGCTACACCAAAAAGATTCTGGGGCTGGACCAGGACTGGCCGTTGATTCTGGTAGGTGCCGGTAATCTGGGATATGCACTATGCACGTACAAGGGATTTAACAGCCGGGGTTTTAAAATTGTAGGCGTCTTTGACAACGACCTGACCAAAATAGGCAAGAAAATTGCCGAACTTGAAGTGTTGCCCATGGAAAAAATGCCCGAGGTAATTCAGGAACACAAAGCCCGCATCGGCATTATCGCCGTACCTCCCCGGGCGGCCCAGGATGTGGCCGACTTTATGGTTAAAAACGGCCTGGAGGCAATTTTAAACTTTGCCCCGGTGGCCTTGAACCTGCCGGAAGGGATAGAGATCCGCAATGTGGACCTGTCCGTGAAACTGGAAATACTCACCTTTAATTTGGGCTTCAAGTCCGCCCAACGCCTGTAA
- the hemL gene encoding glutamate-1-semialdehyde 2,1-aminomutase, whose protein sequence is MSYERSKELFAQARRYMPGGVNSPVRAFKAVGGQPLFIARGKGALIYDVDGNEYIDYVGSWGPLILGHRHPEVTAALQECLEIGTSFGAPTELEIELARAIVEALPAVEMVRLVNSGTEATMSALRLARAHTRRNKIVKFEGCYHGHADFLLIKAGSGALTLGVPSSPGVPASTAADTIAAPYNDLDTLEAIFAREGEDIAAVIVEPVAGNMGVVPPREGFLEGLREITRRYGALLIFDEVITGFRLSYGGAQALYNIDPDLTCLGKIIGGGLPVGAYGGKRHIMEQVAPEGPVYQAGTLSGNPLAVTAGLATLKVLKRPGTYEELERKSALLARGLAEAAREAGLVLSFNRVGSMLCTFFTETPVVDYATACTADTRRFAAFFQSMLEQGIYLAPSQFEAAFVSLAHTDEQIQRTVEAARKAFAAASKI, encoded by the coding sequence TTGTCTTACGAAAGGTCTAAGGAACTGTTCGCCCAGGCCCGCCGTTACATGCCCGGCGGCGTAAACAGCCCCGTAAGGGCCTTTAAAGCCGTGGGGGGACAACCCCTTTTCATTGCCCGGGGAAAGGGAGCGCTGATTTATGATGTGGACGGCAATGAATACATAGACTACGTGGGCTCCTGGGGACCGCTCATCCTGGGTCACCGGCACCCGGAAGTAACGGCGGCCCTGCAGGAATGCCTGGAAATCGGCACCAGTTTTGGTGCTCCCACCGAACTGGAAATTGAGCTGGCCAGGGCCATTGTAGAAGCGCTACCGGCCGTGGAAATGGTGCGCCTGGTAAACTCGGGCACCGAAGCAACCATGAGCGCCCTGCGGCTGGCCCGGGCGCACACGAGGCGCAATAAAATTGTTAAGTTTGAGGGCTGTTACCATGGCCACGCTGACTTTTTGTTGATTAAAGCCGGTTCCGGGGCCCTTACCCTGGGGGTGCCCAGCAGCCCCGGTGTGCCGGCCAGCACGGCGGCGGACACCATTGCGGCCCCATATAACGACCTGGATACTTTAGAAGCAATCTTCGCCCGGGAAGGCGAGGATATTGCCGCCGTGATTGTGGAACCGGTAGCGGGCAACATGGGCGTAGTACCGCCCAGGGAAGGCTTTCTGGAGGGCCTCAGGGAAATCACCCGCCGTTACGGAGCATTATTGATCTTTGATGAAGTGATCACCGGCTTCAGGCTTTCTTACGGCGGCGCCCAGGCCCTGTACAATATCGATCCCGACCTGACCTGCCTGGGCAAAATCATCGGCGGCGGCCTGCCCGTGGGCGCCTACGGTGGAAAGCGGCACATCATGGAACAGGTGGCGCCGGAAGGCCCGGTTTACCAGGCAGGCACCCTTTCGGGCAACCCCCTGGCCGTAACCGCGGGCCTGGCCACCTTAAAGGTACTAAAACGGCCCGGCACTTACGAAGAACTGGAGCGCAAGTCCGCCCTTCTCGCCCGGGGACTGGCCGAAGCCGCCCGGGAAGCAGGCCTTGTGCTCTCCTTTAACCGGGTTGGTTCCATGCTCTGCACTTTCTTTACCGAAACACCGGTAGTGGATTATGCCACTGCCTGCACGGCCGATACCCGCCGCTTTGCTGCCTTCTTCCAGTCTATGCTGGAACAGGGGATTTACCTGGCCCCGTCCCAATTCGAGGCAGCCTTTGTCAGCCTGGCCCATACCGACGAACAAATCCAGCGGACGGTGGAAGCAGCCCGGAAGGCCTTTGCCGCTGCCAGCAAGATATAA
- the ahbB gene encoding siroheme decarboxylase subunit beta encodes MLSQLDKEIIRALQEGLPLVSRPFLALAEKLGIGEEELLAKVRDFVDRGVIRRFGAAVRHQDLGYVSNAMVVWQVPEERMEEVGRLMASFDEVSHCYQRPARLPDWPYNLFTVVHGQTPQDCREIAARLSRASGVANYRLLFSIAELKKSSMKYFVEK; translated from the coding sequence ATGCTTAGCCAGCTGGACAAAGAAATTATCCGCGCCCTGCAGGAAGGTCTTCCCCTGGTCAGCCGTCCCTTTTTGGCCCTGGCGGAAAAACTGGGTATTGGTGAGGAAGAGCTTTTGGCCAAGGTGCGGGATTTTGTCGACCGGGGGGTGATCCGGCGTTTTGGGGCGGCCGTGCGCCATCAGGACCTGGGTTACGTTTCCAACGCCATGGTGGTCTGGCAAGTCCCGGAGGAACGCATGGAAGAAGTAGGCCGGCTGATGGCCTCCTTTGATGAGGTTTCCCACTGTTACCAGCGTCCCGCCCGACTACCCGACTGGCCGTACAACTTGTTTACCGTGGTCCACGGACAGACGCCCCAGGATTGCCGGGAGATTGCCGCCCGGCTCTCCCGGGCCAGCGGGGTTGCCAACTACCGTCTGTTATTTAGTATAGCCGAATTAAAAAAGAGCAGTATGAAATACTTTGTGGAGAAATGA
- the ahbA gene encoding siroheme decarboxylase subunit alpha has protein sequence MTLDSLDKQLLNIIQSHLPIEPEPYKKLAETLGTTEEDILARLKRLIEKGVIRRLGAIFDSRRVGYSGTLCAMKVPAERIEEVAAVINSLPGVTHNYLRDHPYNMWFTLLVESQAKLENTLEEIKRRTGIADMLHLPALRIFKIRVNFDLGEDENA, from the coding sequence ATGACTCTGGATAGTCTGGATAAACAACTGTTGAATATAATCCAAAGCCATCTACCCATCGAACCGGAACCCTACAAAAAACTCGCCGAAACCCTGGGCACCACTGAAGAGGACATCCTGGCCCGGCTAAAACGTCTCATTGAAAAGGGGGTTATCCGGCGACTGGGGGCCATCTTTGACTCCCGCCGGGTAGGTTACAGCGGTACCTTATGTGCTATGAAAGTACCGGCGGAGAGAATTGAGGAAGTGGCGGCCGTGATCAACAGCTTGCCAGGGGTAACCCATAATTATTTGCGGGATCACCCGTACAACATGTGGTTTACGCTGCTGGTGGAATCCCAGGCCAAGCTGGAAAATACCTTGGAGGAAATCAAAAGACGCACCGGCATAGCAGATATGCTCCACCTCCCGGCCTTAAGAATTTTTAAAATCAGGGTGAACTTTGACCTGGGGGAGGATGAGAATGCTTAG
- the nirJ2 gene encoding putative heme d1 biosynthesis radical SAM protein NirJ2 yields MLVSWNTTNACNLTCRHCYRDAGARMEEELSTSEAASLIDEIARARFKIMIFSGGEPLLRPDIYELVGYAARKGLRPVFGTNGTLITGSVAEKLKQAGALAMGISLDSTEPEQHDRFRGVPGAWQAAVEGMEACRKAGLPFQIHTTVVEWNYEQVEALTDLAVRMGAVAHHVFFLVPTGRAVNMEEESLRAEQYERLLHRLMKKQREVPIEVKPTCAPQFMRIAAQMGLKLRFQKGCLAGTGYCIISPKGDVQPCAYLNMPVGNVRETPFSLIWQNNPVFKRLRTGGYGGGCGSCNYRNICGGCRARAYFYHGDYMAEDPWCLYRKGKKPTGE; encoded by the coding sequence GTGCTGGTTTCCTGGAATACTACCAACGCCTGTAATTTGACCTGCCGGCACTGCTACCGGGACGCCGGTGCCAGGATGGAGGAAGAATTAAGTACTTCCGAAGCTGCTAGTCTAATTGATGAAATTGCCCGGGCCCGTTTTAAAATTATGATCTTCAGCGGAGGTGAACCCCTTCTACGGCCCGATATATATGAGCTGGTGGGGTATGCGGCCCGGAAAGGCCTGCGCCCGGTTTTTGGTACCAATGGCACTTTAATTACCGGCAGTGTAGCCGAAAAATTAAAGCAGGCCGGGGCGCTGGCCATGGGGATTAGCCTGGACAGCACCGAACCGGAACAGCACGACCGTTTCCGCGGTGTCCCGGGAGCCTGGCAGGCCGCCGTGGAGGGCATGGAAGCCTGCCGGAAAGCCGGCTTGCCCTTTCAAATTCATACCACGGTAGTGGAATGGAACTACGAACAGGTAGAGGCGTTAACCGACCTGGCCGTGCGTATGGGAGCTGTAGCCCACCACGTGTTTTTCCTGGTACCCACCGGAAGGGCCGTAAATATGGAAGAGGAATCCCTCAGGGCCGAACAATACGAGCGCTTACTTCACCGGTTAATGAAAAAACAAAGGGAAGTGCCCATTGAAGTAAAGCCCACCTGTGCCCCCCAGTTTATGCGCATTGCCGCCCAAATGGGCTTAAAACTGCGCTTTCAAAAGGGGTGCCTGGCCGGCACGGGTTACTGCATCATCAGCCCGAAGGGGGACGTCCAGCCCTGTGCCTATTTAAACATGCCCGTGGGCAATGTGCGGGAAACACCCTTTAGCCTTATCTGGCAGAATAACCCGGTATTCAAACGGCTGCGCACCGGCGGGTACGGCGGCGGTTGCGGCAGCTGTAACTACCGGAATATTTGCGGTGGTTGCCGGGCCCGGGCCTACTTCTACCACGGGGATTATATGGCCGAGGACCCCTGGTGCCTGTACCGGAAAGGCAAAAAACCAACGGGGGAATAG
- the hemB gene encoding porphobilinogen synthase has product MAFPITRPRRLRVKENIRRLVRETCLTVDDLIYPLFVAHGRGVQSPVEAMPGVYNLSPDMLLEEAARVVDLGIPGILLFGIPREKDETAREAYDDEGIVQQAVRAIKKEFPELVVITDVCLCEYTSHGHCGVVEQGRILNDPTLELLARTALSHARAGADMVAPSDMMDGRVAAIRRALDEAGYQDVSIMSYAAKYASAYYGPFREAVGSAPQFGDRRSYQMDPPNAREALREIALDIEEGADIIMVKPALAYLDIVRQARDAFNYPVAVYNVSGEYAMVKAAALRGWIDERRVVLETLTGMKRAGADIIITYHAKDVARWLREG; this is encoded by the coding sequence GTGGCCTTTCCCATAACCCGTCCCCGCCGTTTGCGGGTGAAGGAAAACATCCGCCGCCTGGTGCGGGAAACCTGCCTGACGGTAGACGACCTTATCTACCCGCTTTTTGTCGCCCACGGCCGGGGGGTTCAAAGCCCCGTAGAAGCCATGCCCGGGGTGTATAATCTTTCCCCGGATATGCTCCTGGAAGAAGCAGCCCGGGTGGTCGATCTGGGCATACCCGGCATTCTCCTTTTCGGCATTCCCCGGGAAAAAGATGAAACAGCACGGGAAGCTTATGACGATGAGGGGATTGTGCAGCAGGCCGTGCGGGCAATTAAGAAGGAGTTCCCCGAACTGGTGGTCATTACCGACGTCTGTCTCTGTGAATACACCAGCCACGGTCACTGTGGAGTGGTAGAACAGGGACGCATTCTCAACGACCCGACCCTCGAGCTCCTGGCCCGTACGGCCCTTTCCCATGCCCGGGCCGGAGCCGACATGGTAGCTCCTTCCGACATGATGGACGGCCGGGTGGCCGCCATCCGCCGTGCCCTGGACGAAGCCGGTTACCAGGATGTATCCATCATGTCCTATGCAGCCAAGTATGCGTCGGCCTATTATGGCCCCTTCCGGGAAGCGGTGGGCTCGGCACCCCAGTTCGGAGACCGCCGCTCCTACCAGATGGACCCCCCCAATGCCCGGGAGGCTCTGCGGGAGATAGCCCTGGATATTGAAGAAGGGGCCGACATTATCATGGTCAAACCTGCTCTGGCCTACCTGGATATTGTCCGGCAGGCGCGGGATGCTTTTAACTACCCCGTAGCAGTTTATAACGTCAGCGGGGAATATGCCATGGTTAAGGCTGCGGCCCTGCGGGGCTGGATTGACGAACGCCGGGTTGTCCTGGAAACCCTCACCGGAATGAAACGGGCCGGGGCCGACATTATCATCACTTACCACGCCAAGGACGTGGCCCGCTGGTTACGAGAAGGTTAG
- the nirJ1 gene encoding putative heme d1 biosynthesis radical SAM protein NirJ1, giving the protein MISISKLLLDTANFGDQLRYTPSSRNQIHGTTAGQGPVVVWNMTRTCNLRCIHCYASADNQKHPGELTTAEAKKFIDDLAAFKVPVLLFSGGEPLMRQDFFELAAYATSRGIRTTVSTNGTLITPAVARRLKEIGVGYVGISLDGTGENNDHFRGRPGAFQAALEGIRNCLAVGQRVGLRFTINRHNFHQMEAIFDLIERENIPRVCFYHLVYSGRGKEMLKDDITHQESRAALDLIMERTLDFHRRGLSKEILTVDNHADGIYVYLKLRERDLQRAERVYQLLLHNGGNRSGIAIAAVDWEGNVHPDQFTPQHTFGNVREKSFGEIWTDLSQPILAGLKNRRPLLKGRCARCRWLEICNGNFRTRAEAVFNDFWAPDPACYLTDEEIGIA; this is encoded by the coding sequence ATGATCAGTATCAGTAAATTGCTCCTGGATACCGCCAATTTTGGTGATCAGCTGCGTTACACCCCTTCCTCCCGCAACCAGATCCACGGAACAACCGCGGGCCAGGGACCGGTGGTGGTATGGAACATGACCCGTACCTGCAACCTGCGCTGCATTCATTGTTATGCCAGTGCAGACAACCAGAAGCACCCCGGTGAATTAACTACGGCCGAAGCCAAAAAATTTATTGATGACCTGGCTGCCTTCAAGGTACCGGTACTCTTATTTTCCGGCGGCGAACCCTTAATGCGCCAGGATTTTTTTGAACTGGCCGCTTACGCCACCAGCCGGGGCATCCGCACCACCGTTTCCACCAACGGCACCCTGATTACCCCCGCCGTAGCCCGCCGTTTAAAAGAAATAGGCGTGGGCTACGTAGGCATCAGCCTGGATGGCACCGGGGAAAACAACGACCACTTCCGGGGCCGGCCGGGAGCTTTTCAAGCCGCCCTGGAGGGCATCCGCAATTGCCTGGCGGTGGGGCAGCGGGTGGGGTTGCGCTTTACCATCAACCGGCATAACTTTCACCAGATGGAAGCCATCTTTGACCTCATTGAGCGGGAAAACATCCCCCGGGTATGTTTTTACCATCTGGTTTACAGCGGCCGGGGAAAGGAAATGTTAAAAGACGATATTACCCACCAGGAGTCCCGGGCCGCCCTGGACCTGATCATGGAACGGACGCTTGATTTCCACCGCCGGGGCCTGTCCAAAGAGATTTTAACCGTGGATAATCATGCCGATGGGATTTATGTATACCTGAAATTGCGGGAAAGGGATCTCCAAAGGGCAGAGCGGGTTTACCAGCTGCTTTTGCACAACGGGGGCAACCGTTCCGGCATAGCCATTGCCGCCGTGGACTGGGAAGGCAACGTCCATCCGGACCAGTTTACTCCCCAGCACACCTTCGGCAATGTGCGGGAGAAAAGCTTCGGTGAAATCTGGACGGATCTCTCCCAGCCCATTCTGGCCGGGTTGAAAAACCGCCGTCCTCTTTTAAAGGGACGCTGTGCCCGCTGCCGCTGGCTGGAAATATGTAACGGCAATTTCCGTACCCGGGCAGAAGCGGTATTTAACGATTTCTGGGCACCCGATCCCGCCTGTTACTTGACGGATGAAGAAATCGGTATTGCTTAG
- the cobA gene encoding uroporphyrinogen-III C-methyltransferase yields the protein MKKGTVYLVGAGPGDPGLITVKGLACIQKADVIVYDRLASPKLLSHAAPGAELVYVGKSPAGHAMTQEEINQLLVERALKGQVVVRLKGGDPFVFGRGGEEAEALAEAGVPFEVVPGITSVVAVPAYAGIPVTHRNCTSTLAVITGNEDPSKESSRINWEKLATGADTLVFLMGMANLESIVKQLTSHGRDPQTPVAVICWGTRPEQKTVVGTLANIVSRTMEAGVTNPAVIIVGEVVTLREKLSWYEKKPLFGKRVLVTRSREQASQLSRAIEALGGEAVEFPTIQIVEPESYEPMDAAIARLDSYRWIIFTSVNGVRFFFARLLQQRKDVRDLKGANLCAIGPKTKEALERYALKVTYVPDEYRAEQIIAGLKGQIKPGDRILLPRADIARKVLTELLSGLGAVVDEVVAYRTIPAGEDTQPVRQMLAEGKIHIITFTSSSTVRNFVELLKEHKLPRLLQGVTVACIGPVTAQTARELGLPVHVQARRYTIEGLLEVVIEAAQGGESR from the coding sequence ATGAAAAAGGGAACTGTTTATCTGGTAGGAGCAGGTCCCGGGGATCCGGGACTGATTACTGTTAAGGGTCTGGCCTGTATTCAAAAAGCCGACGTTATTGTTTACGACCGCCTGGCCAGTCCCAAGCTGTTATCCCATGCTGCTCCCGGGGCAGAGCTGGTTTATGTGGGCAAAAGCCCCGCCGGACATGCCATGACCCAGGAAGAAATCAACCAGCTCCTGGTAGAAAGGGCTCTCAAAGGACAGGTGGTTGTGCGCCTGAAAGGGGGGGACCCCTTTGTTTTTGGCCGGGGCGGGGAAGAGGCCGAGGCTTTGGCGGAAGCAGGCGTCCCCTTTGAAGTGGTGCCGGGAATCACCTCGGTTGTTGCCGTACCGGCCTATGCGGGCATTCCGGTTACCCACCGGAATTGCACCTCTACCCTGGCAGTGATCACGGGCAACGAGGATCCCTCTAAGGAAAGTTCCCGCATTAACTGGGAAAAGCTGGCGACCGGGGCGGACACTTTGGTTTTTTTAATGGGCATGGCCAACCTGGAATCCATTGTCAAACAGCTCACCAGCCACGGTCGTGACCCCCAAACACCGGTGGCGGTAATCTGCTGGGGAACCCGTCCGGAGCAAAAAACCGTCGTGGGTACTTTAGCAAATATTGTTTCCCGGACCATGGAAGCAGGCGTTACCAACCCGGCCGTAATCATTGTGGGCGAAGTGGTAACCCTGCGGGAAAAGCTGTCCTGGTACGAAAAGAAGCCCCTTTTCGGGAAACGGGTCCTGGTCACCCGGAGCCGGGAACAGGCCAGCCAGTTATCCCGGGCCATTGAGGCGCTGGGAGGAGAAGCGGTGGAGTTTCCCACCATCCAAATCGTAGAACCGGAAAGCTACGAACCCATGGATGCAGCCATTGCCCGGCTGGATTCCTACCGCTGGATTATCTTTACCAGCGTCAATGGTGTGCGCTTCTTTTTTGCCCGTCTGCTGCAACAGCGGAAAGATGTGCGGGATCTAAAAGGGGCCAATCTTTGCGCCATTGGACCCAAAACCAAAGAAGCCCTGGAAAGGTATGCTTTGAAAGTTACTTACGTACCCGATGAATACCGGGCAGAACAAATCATTGCCGGTTTAAAAGGCCAGATCAAACCCGGCGACCGCATCCTTTTACCCCGGGCGGACATTGCGCGGAAAGTGTTGACCGAACTGCTATCCGGCCTGGGAGCGGTGGTTGACGAGGTGGTGGCCTACCGCACCATCCCAGCCGGGGAGGATACCCAACCGGTCAGGCAAATGCTGGCTGAAGGAAAGATTCACATCATTACCTTTACCAGCTCGTCTACCGTGCGCAATTTCGTTGAACTGCTGAAAGAACACAAGCTGCCCCGGTTGCTGCAGGGAGTAACAGTGGCCTGTATCGGCCCGGTAACGGCCCAGACCGCCAGGGAATTGGGCCTGCCCGTGCACGTACAGGCGCGCCGCTATACCATTGAAGGCCTGCTGGAGGTCGTTATTGAGGCAGCCCAAGGGGGGGAATCAAGATGA
- the hemC gene encoding hydroxymethylbilane synthase produces the protein MKQEIIIGTRDSQLAMWQARWVLEKLQKLYPRKRFVLRGMKTRGDHILDVALAKIGDKGLFTKELELALSAREIDLAVHSMKDLPTRLPEGLIIGAFCQREYPGDVLISRYGHTLETLPPGARIGTSSLRRTAQLLHFRPDFNVTTIRGNLTTRLRKLEELNLDAIILAYAGIHRLGYDARITQLIPFDICLPAVGQGAIAIEIRANDPEMQELIRPLDDPASRTAITAERALMRKLEGGCQVPIGALGQIQHEQLLLEGAVASFDGCQLVRDSISGPPNQAEKLGEELAVRLIKLGAGEILKKARQEFDLE, from the coding sequence ATGAAGCAAGAAATCATCATCGGCACCCGGGACAGCCAGCTGGCCATGTGGCAGGCCCGGTGGGTACTGGAAAAACTGCAAAAACTGTACCCCCGGAAAAGGTTTGTCCTGCGCGGGATGAAAACCCGGGGAGACCACATCCTGGATGTAGCCCTGGCTAAAATAGGCGATAAAGGCCTGTTTACCAAGGAACTGGAATTGGCTCTATCGGCCCGGGAAATTGATCTGGCCGTTCATAGCATGAAGGACCTCCCCACCCGTTTGCCCGAGGGTCTTATCATCGGGGCCTTTTGCCAGCGGGAATACCCTGGGGACGTGTTGATTTCCCGCTATGGGCATACCCTGGAAACCCTGCCCCCGGGTGCCCGCATCGGTACCAGCAGCCTGCGGCGCACTGCCCAGTTGCTCCATTTCCGGCCCGACTTTAACGTTACCACCATCCGGGGAAATTTGACCACCCGGCTGCGCAAACTGGAGGAATTAAATCTGGATGCCATAATTCTGGCCTACGCCGGGATACACCGCCTGGGGTACGATGCCCGTATCACCCAGCTTATTCCCTTTGACATCTGCCTGCCCGCCGTAGGCCAGGGAGCCATTGCCATTGAAATTCGCGCAAACGATCCGGAAATGCAGGAATTAATTCGCCCCCTGGATGACCCCGCTTCCCGGACCGCCATCACCGCCGAGAGGGCCCTGATGAGGAAACTGGAAGGCGGCTGCCAGGTACCTATTGGCGCCCTGGGACAAATACAGCATGAGCAGTTGCTCCTGGAAGGAGCCGTTGCCAGTTTTGACGGCTGCCAACTGGTGCGGGACAGCATTTCCGGCCCGCCAAACCAGGCAGAAAAGCTGGGAGAGGAGCTGGCCGTCCGATTAATAAAACTGGGGGCGGGGGAAATCTTAAAAAAGGCGCGACAGGAGTTTGATCTTGAATGA